A part of Gemmatimonas groenlandica genomic DNA contains:
- a CDS encoding Rieske (2Fe-2S) protein gives MSDCTNCPGAGVNRREFLATSSALAITAVLAACGDGIGGSATGPSNVNATVTLANYATLGTVGGIAVISGAGTPIAVVRASTTQYRAFSLICPHQGTTVAISGTGFRCPNHGATFNASGAWTGGQRTNGLFEFTVASNATAGTITISS, from the coding sequence ATGTCCGACTGTACGAATTGCCCAGGCGCCGGCGTGAATCGGCGGGAGTTTCTGGCCACGAGTTCCGCGCTGGCCATCACCGCCGTGCTGGCCGCCTGCGGCGACGGCATTGGCGGAAGTGCCACCGGGCCGTCCAACGTGAACGCCACGGTTACCCTGGCCAACTACGCGACCCTTGGCACCGTGGGCGGGATCGCGGTGATCAGCGGAGCCGGAACCCCGATCGCCGTGGTTCGCGCCTCCACGACGCAGTACCGCGCGTTTTCATTGATTTGCCCTCATCAGGGCACCACCGTGGCGATCAGTGGGACGGGCTTCCGCTGCCCGAACCATGGCGCCACGTTCAATGCGAGCGGCGCGTGGACCGGTGGCCAGCGAACCAACGGTCTGTTCGAATTCACCGTCGCTTCGAACGCCACCGCCGGTACGATCACGATTAGCTCCTGA
- a CDS encoding ubiquinol-cytochrome c reductase iron-sulfur subunit, with product MTDFDSSCSGCSGRREFLRTALTGAASIAALSALGPVNAIAALAPRAPGGSVRYALPAADGVSIDSANEVILCRTNGEVFAFALSCPHQNTALKTMPKNAGFQCPRHKSKYLPNGTFVSGRATRNMDRLQISRESAQIIVDPDVAFESDVDPAKWAAALVKV from the coding sequence ATGACTGATTTCGACTCGTCCTGCTCCGGGTGTTCGGGGCGCCGCGAGTTCCTGCGCACCGCGCTCACGGGCGCGGCCTCGATCGCGGCCCTCTCGGCGCTGGGGCCGGTGAACGCCATCGCGGCACTTGCCCCGCGCGCACCCGGCGGCAGTGTGCGCTACGCGCTGCCGGCCGCCGACGGCGTGTCGATCGACAGCGCGAACGAAGTGATCCTCTGCCGCACCAACGGCGAGGTGTTTGCCTTCGCGCTCTCGTGCCCGCACCAGAATACGGCCCTCAAAACGATGCCGAAGAACGCGGGCTTTCAGTGCCCGCGCCACAAGTCGAAGTACCTGCCCAACGGGACGTTTGTCAGTGGCCGCGCGACGCGGAACATGGACCGCCTGCAGATCTCGCGTGAGAGCGCGCAGATCATCGTGGATCCCGATGTCGCGTTCGAAAGCGACGTCGACCCCGCGAAGTGGGCAGCAGCCTTGGTGAAAGTCTGA